A portion of the Mus pahari chromosome 17, PAHARI_EIJ_v1.1, whole genome shotgun sequence genome contains these proteins:
- the Copz1 gene encoding coatomer subunit zeta-1, with amino-acid sequence MEALILEPSLYTVKAILILDNDGDRLFAKYYDDTYPSVKEQKAFEKNIFNKTHRTDSEIALLEGLTVVYKSSIDLYFYVIGSSYENELMLMAVLNCLFDSLSQMLRKNVEKRALLENMEGLFLAVDEIVDGGVILESDPQQVVHRVALRGEDVPLTEQTVSQVLQSAKEQIKWSLLR; translated from the exons ATGGAGGCGCTGATTTTG gaGCCCTCCCTGTACACTGTCAAGGCCATCCTGATTCTGGACAATGATGGAGACCGACTCTTTGCCAAG TACTATGACGACACCTACCCCAGTGTCAAGGAGCAAAAGGCCTTTGAGAAGAACATTTTCAACAAGACCCATCGGACAGATA gTGAAATCGCTCTGTTGGAAGGACTGACAGTGGTCTATAAAAGTAGCATCGATCTCTATTTCTATGTGATTGGCAGCTCCTATGAAAACGAG CTGATGCTTATGGCTGTTCTGAACTGCCTCTTCGATTCCCTGAGCCAGATGCTGAG GAAAAACGTAGAAAAGCGAGCTTTGCTGGAGAACATGGAGGGCCTCTTCTTGGCTGTGGATGAAATTGTAGATGGAGG GGTGATCCTAGAGAGCGACCCCCAGCAAGTGGTGCACCGGGTGGCCTTGAGG GGTGAAGACGTACCCCTTACAGAACAGACCGTGTCTCAG GTGCTGCAGTCAGCCAAAGAACAGATCAAATGGTCCCTCCTTCGGTGA